The genomic segment CTGTGTTTCAGAAGCTTAACTCTCACTAGGGATTAGAGTGCGGGTGCGACACAGTaaaaatcttgtgtttttttctcatgCTAATGACacatacgtttgtttgtgtggaaagtccgcttttattaagcaactgtaggaaggcattcgcaaatgtcaacagatgagcgcatcagcgcacacggggcaacaagcacacgttaacacaggcacacacctacataataagctttttttaaataaaaaatgttcaatgccttattgcgctgatgtgaccgagcccgacccgaacccgaacatcatttctaaatatctgtccaaaccggcccggcccgtcgggtgCCCGTCGGGTCCTGACTGGGGATTAAAATTCTCAATACCTCGGCTTTTGCGTGAGTGTTTTATTCACATTGCAATTGTGTGAAATTCCCATTTTCTTCAATGGTCTGGGTCACGACTTTTTTTTGCAGGgggaactattcctttaatttaatttacaaaaaatcTTCAATTAATAATCTTAttctccttaaaaaaaaaaagactgctaGATAAAAAAGGATGGGTAAGTTGCTGCCATACTgagaaaaaaacccaaacacaCCCGTAACCTGAGGATGGGTTGGTGTGTGTGGGCGCAAGGCCCTCTGGGAAGTGATTCAGTGGTCATTACCATAGAGACAAGACAAAGACGTAATTTTATCAAACAGGTGTTCAGTCCAGGGGACATTTCTTTACTCCCACATAGCTTAAAGGCTCCGTCATTTGTTTACGCTCCCGTAATTTCGATAGGAACTATTCAGTTCAGTGCACTTAAAACAAATATAGGCtattaaaaagtttaaaaaaaataccaactGGCTACAGCCAGGTCCAATTTGACATTAGACCTAGGCCTATTACTTTGATGATAGGGCTACACCTGCGGAACTGCCTAATTCCTCCAATATTAATTACAAGTATAGTTTTGGTGAGCGACACTGAACCCGTTTTATGAGTAGCTTATCTGTTTCCATCGCTGAGTAGAATTAGGCTTCTgcttattttaaataataataaaaataataataataataataataataataataataataataatactttaaaTATTGTTTCACACGAGTAGCCTACAGTTCTGTCTGGTACCGAGCATATGTCTTCCTTTGCCAGACACCTATTATGCTCCATGCATTTTTGAAGGCTTCACGCCCAAGAGTTTACGGCACTTACCCATCCTCTCTCTGCCTGCGGGTCGAAGGAGGGCAGCGGTGCgcctactcctcctcctcctcctcctcctcctcctcgtacCACATCCCGGAGATCTGGAGGCGCGCCAGGATGGGATTGGCTTCCCGCTCCTGTCAGGGAGGAACTGGTGCGCCAGGATACCCATATATGGACTGTCCGATATCAGTTTTGGATCGCATGACTCAGCAACAGACTATATATCCTTAGGATTGGTGCTGTTGAGAACGAAAAAAAAAGACGGTTGGAGTGTTTTAGGAGTCCTGTAGGCTACGCTTGGAAAAGGTCCGTTGTGTATTTTTGGATGGCTTTGAGCTGTGAGACACAATGACACGGACTTGTTAATAAATGCTAATGAGTGTGGATGTTCACTTGAGGTAGCCTATTTTACGTTTTTAGCTGGGTTGAGTTTCCCCTACGCCGAATAGGCCTCATCTTGTTTACAGTCCTTGTTCCTGGCAACAACGTCATCAAGTGTGTGACATCCATACAGGAGGCGGGGACAAGAGGAAACAACCAATCAGCGGGCTGGTTGGAGCGCTTGTGGTGCCGGATGATTTAAGTACAGCGGAGCGCGACGGCCGCCTGTCAGTAAAGAGGAAAGGACAGAAGCGGAGCTCCGATTCAGAGCAGAAAAAGACTTCCCCTACACACGAGTGGAATCAAAACATCTGAATTAGTCACTGGACTCCGCTTTGAATTCAACTAAAGGTACAAATCGACGACTTGGTACAGTACAGTTCCACTATTTTTGGAagttttgctgtgtttttagcTTGGTCTTCAGTAGGCTATAATAGGCTAATACAGCGGGACTTTGTGCTGGAGATTGAATCAATTGGGACACTAAAGCCTCGGTGTCCAAGCAGCACCTTTGCAGCGCACTCTTGTATTTGACTGTCTGATTTGAAATATGTCCACAATAATGGAACAGCCTTTTTATGACGACTCGTTTCTCTCTGCTTATGGCCATCCAGGCGCAGCCCTGCCAGACTACAAGCCGCTAAAGCAGAATATGAACTTGAACTTCTCCGATTCATATCGGAACTCAAACTTCAAGTCCCAGCACCTGCGCGCCGACAGTGATTTCTATTCGGTCGGGACGGCGGACGTGGGCTCACTGAAGCTCGCCTCTCCGGAACTGGAGCGACTGATCATCCAGAACAGCAACGGGGTCATCACTACAACACCGACACCTGCCCAGTACCTTTTCAACCGCGGGATCACAGAGGAGCAGGAAGGCTTTGCTGACGGTTTTGTGAAAGCGCTGGACGACCTACACAAGATGAACCAGATGGCTCCTCCAAATGTGTCCATCGGTGGCGTTGCCTGTGGCGTTCCCGGTGGTGTTGTCTGCTCGGCTCCGGCCTCGGTGTTCGGCTCATCCATGCAGTCCGAAGCGCTCGAGTACACCACCCTGGGAAGCTGCAGCACGAACCCCAGTCTGTCCTCTGCAGCTGGTGCCAGCTACCCCTCCACTACTATCAGCTACCTGCCGCACCACCAGTACCACCAGCATCCCCAGGCCATTGCGCACGGATCTCACCATTTTCAGCACTCCCTGGCCAGTGCGGGCATCCACTCGCAGCGGTTCGGCGGATTGAAAGAGGAGCCTCAGACAGTCCCAGACATGCTGAGCAGCGACGGGTCTCCGCCGATGTCCCCCATCGATTTGGAGAACCAGGACCGGATGAAAGCGGAGCGCAAGAAACTGAGGAACCGGCTCGCAGCATCCAAGTGTCGAAGGCGCAAGCTGGAGCGCATTTCTCGTCTGGAGGACAAGGTGAAAGTTCTGAAAACAGACAACGCCGGACTGTCAAACACGGCTTCTGTACTGCGGGAGCAGGTGGCCCAACTCAAACAGAAAGTCATGACACATGTGAGCAGTGGCTGCCAGCTCATGTTAGCGCCCAAAGTGAAGTCCTATTGAAGAAACAATAatgcacttttaaaaacactggaCAATAACTGCACTGACAATGAACAATGATACATTGTTTGAGGACTGGACCATTCTGGTTTCCGTGGCTGAAAGAGAAGCAGCAGAAACCATAAGACTACAACACTTCGGGCATTTTTGAATAAGTTTTTAAAAGTGTCGTCTTGGCTTtgcctgtttacattttactttaattGCGATCTATGATTCATTCTCATGTAAGTTATTTGTTTGTCAGGTTGAGCCTGAtgagcctgtttttttttttttttttacttgtacagtatatatttaagTAAATGAAAATATGAACCTAAGAAATGTGTGGTGTTGTTTCCTGTTGAGGTTATGTGTATTTAAAACGGCCATCTTCATGGGCTACTACGACAATTCTCGTTAACACAACCACACGGTTGTCAATGATCTCTTCTGGTCAGCAGTTCAGTTTACAACAGCAGCGTAGGATTGTTTCCCTATTGACGTATACGTCAGTCCATATATGGTCAATTTTGCTTGCAAACGTCACACAACGAGAAGGTTTCCGGGAACTCCCTCCTACATTGCCCGTCAGAAATGCAGCGCTCTCCCCTTCACACCAcaaggtgtgtgcgtgtgttaatGAAGAGGTTTGTCAATGAGTGGTTTATTCGAGTTAAGGGAGTTTCCCATTCTGCTTTCAATTTCCCAAAACAAGTCGCGAGAGCACTAGTTTATGGAAAATAGTTGAAAAGGTTCCACACAAACATGTTGAATAGAATTTCTCTCCGATTGTTAAGAGCTAGCTTGAAATTACAAGAAGTAGTGTCAACAAAAGCTGGCAAAAATACATGTTGGGGAGTAGAGGTGACATTATATGTAGTAGGAGCCACACCACACTGACATTACCAAATAACCAATGTAAACTATGACATCAATATTTTATCTGAAGAGATATACAtgatacattgttttttacttcagtaaatcAAATGCTGTGGTTACAGAGATCAATGAGAGACAATGTATTGTCAATACACTGGAAATTCCAGTGGgacggttttttttttttttttttttttttaattccagtGGGATACATCCTCAAACCGTAAGAATTGTCAGGAGTCGGGAAAGTCATGCGGGTCTGTTAACTCATATCCAACAACCCAATCTTTCCCAATAAGCCACAAAACCAGTTTGTTGTGCTGAGTCAGCCATCACAATAACTCCAGCATTAACCAAGACTTTAGAGCCTTGTGACGTGATCAGATCCTCAGCTGGGCACACGGCTGATACATTAAATTAATCTCAAAAATGACTGTTGGCATAAAACTTCTAAATTAGAAAGTCACCAACTAGTAGGCACCAAGAACAGATTCAGGAAGATGTAGGGCACCACCAAGAGGTCAACACGGGGAATGACTTCCACAATATATTTTACAGCATCCTGCTGCATTtgtcaaacaacaaaaaaacacttagtCACAAATTCCACACTGGTTTAATAAAGATGGTAGCAAATTATTAAATTTACAGCAaggaaaaatactttttttctgaaaaggGAACAAAACAACTATAGTTTCAGTGCTTGAGACTATGAGGTCGCCCCACCAATTGTACACTGGACGTACAAAGATTAAGATTTGCAACAAAAGATTTATCTAACAACTTTCGGAACGTTGTTGGGTTTAACACATAAGATTGGACGCCATGAGATACTGCTTCACAGGGACACCTCACCCGAAGGCAAGTGCTTCAGTTAGGAAATTGGGTAGAAGACCTTCACATTTACTGCTTGGAGAAGTATTCTTTGCTCTTGTCGACATCAGGGACGATGGTGTCGCTTCCAGGTTTCCAGCCAGCAGGGCACACTGTGGGGgggaggcgggggggggggagcaggGACAAAGTTTACCACGAGGCATAACTAAGAGACATTGAACTTTGCATACCTTTCCACACACTACACCCTTCAAGTCAGTTTACAGCTTTAGGCaacctcatttaaaaaaaaatttaaaaaaaaaaaaaaaaaaaaatgttcaaactTTTTACATGCTAGCTGTAAGATGTGCAATCAAGAAAAATCACGGATGAAAATgccaacaataaaaaataaagcacaACGCGATAACAAATCTGTGGCAGATGAACCACTTTGGCTTTCAACCAACACCTAACTTCATAACCTGTTTatcacacttaaaaaaaaagaaaaaaagggaaggGCAGTTGCTTATTAAATTACTTGGAGCTGATGCTAAGGGCACCAacataaatgcattaaattacAAATGACTGATTTGGAGTTTCCTGTACAGAGACCTGTAACaaaaaaacagcgacaaaactATGCATGCAATAGTGCAAGGGTTATATTCAACTGAAGCAAGGGGATGTTACTCACCCTCTCCATGTTTGTCAGTGTGCTGGAAGGCCTGGACCAGGCGCAGGGTCTCATCCACGGAGCGACCCACAGGCAAGTCATTGATGGTgatctgcctcaagatgccctTGTCGTCAATCACAAACAGACCCCTGAGAGGCACAAAGTAAGGTTAAAGTAGTGCACGACTGACATTTCTTTACATTGGTAACTTGTGTCCCAAGTGCAAGTAACTTGCACAAGCACGCATGGCATACTGGCCAAGGTGGATGTGCATGGGTTAATGCTCTCGTGAAAGACACAAATAAGTACATTGGGATGCTGAAATGCATTCTGGTACTCCAAAGCAAAACGTTTAATATCCGAGAACAATCATTACACCTGCATTCTTCAGTATCTCTGTGTCCTCGGTGCTTAAGTCATTGGAGTCGTCATGGTACAGGAGTTGGTGCTCCAGCTGCACAGTGGCTACTGGCCTTTCATTTAAAAACGTATTCCAATCACACAACCTGTCTGCCTCACCTGTACGCGATGCCGTCGTCCTCTTTCAGCACGCCGTAGTCTCTGGAGATGGTCTTGGTGAGGTCCGCCACAAGGGGGATTTTCATGGTACCCAGACCTCCCTGCTTCCTTGGTGTGTTGATCCTGCAGgggaaaaacagaataatcaaaAACCCATTTATAGACCACCAACCTGACTAGACAGCATTACTTTCACTGAAAGAGCATCTTGTGGTATTTTACACAATTGTAGTTATAAAACTAAGGTTACGTTACAAACAGAGGACAAAGTAGTCTTCAAAAGTGTGGAATGCTTCCAAGACTTCAAgcaaaatacataaatgtgtatacatacacactatctatctatttttttttttttttttttattgatgctATCAATAAGTGATGCTTCCTTACAACCTATTAAGACAAGACATCAGAAGGCAGTCCACACTGGGGCAACATTTCCACAAAATCTGACCAAAATCGAACAACATATTTAAACTCCAAAACAATTTAATAAGCCCAATTTCCTCACTTTTCTTATTCCCTTTCAGTTAGTGCAGTTTGACTCAGAGACCGTTGCCTCAAAACTTATCAGGACTACGCAGAGAAGCACAGTGACGGAGCTGAACTGATAAACTGGGTGGGTGTTACTCCAGACCGTCACTATTGACGGAGTCATTAGAAACTGCCAATTAGGGATGTCCTGATCTTAGTTATTTACCATTCAATAAACACAATCCTGATCAAATATCCAAACTTTTTAACACCAACTACAGCTTTCATTCAATGGATtccgtgtgtgttttttttgtatccaatagctttttttttttttttccccccaaaaacAGTAGTACATAAGGCACAGTTCACCTGCAAAATGATGATTGGACTACAAGCAAAGAAAACTTTTGTTAAAGCAGCTCTGCTTAATCCATTTGACACGTGTTGGCTGCGTGGAGGTTATTTCAAAACAGTTGTGGCTGTTTCTCCTGCATACCATCACATGGATTACAGTGAAACTCAAGCCACGATTTCCCTTCAGTTAGCAGGAATTCTCACCATGCCAAGTGACTGAAGTGAGAGTCCACGGAGCAGCCGATAACCTCGCAGCCAATACGGCGGAAATCCTCTGCCCTGTCGCTGAAAGCCACGATCTCAGTGGGACACACAAACGTGAAGTCCAGGgggtagaagaagaagacaacatACTTCCCTGAAAAGCACAGAAGGAAAAGATGGGCCAATTCCAATCAACCCATATTAGATAGAACATCAAATCTAAAAGTAAATAGATAGTGAAGAAAACTGGGCTTAAATGTACTGCAAATACAAAGTTTTTGACGAGAGTAAACTCCTCAGAGATAGTTTACAAAATGTGCAAACACTTCAACTACTAGTGGTGTacacatgtataaaaaaaaaaaaaaaaaaaaaaaaaaaaaaaccccactaAGCTACCTTTGTAGTCTGAGAGCTGGATGTCCTTGAACTGCCCATCCACTACAGCTGTGGCTTTGAAGTTTGGGGCAGGCTTGCCAATCTGAGCATTTCCAGACGACATGGTGGTTATGGGGAATGACTGAGGAAGAGATGGCACATATAGTTAACAGAAAATTCCTGAAACTCAAAAACCGTCATAGATCAATTCAGCTGGGTGGAGTTCTGATAGCAGCAACATCCTCAACcctattcaaatagcctaaaCAAACAGGACACTTTGACTAAATAGACCAAGTGCCCGAGGGGCTTAACCAGACACCCGGGTTCTGCAGCTCTTTGATATTTGGTGCACAGCTCAAAAGCGTATTCCGTTTGGAAAACCAAGTAAAGTCACATGCAAGTCATGCTCAGGCCACAGGGAACAATAGCCTATTAGGAAGCTTACATAACCATGATAAGCAGAAAGCGAtgataataattatttgataGGTCTATTTATAAGAGGGGTGTA from the Perca flavescens isolate YP-PL-M2 chromosome 2, PFLA_1.0, whole genome shotgun sequence genome contains:
- the LOC114548253 gene encoding transcription factor jun-B codes for the protein MSTIMEQPFYDDSFLSAYGHPGAALPDYKPLKQNMNLNFSDSYRNSNFKSQHLRADSDFYSVGTADVGSLKLASPELERLIIQNSNGVITTTPTPAQYLFNRGITEEQEGFADGFVKALDDLHKMNQMAPPNVSIGGVACGVPGGVVCSAPASVFGSSMQSEALEYTTLGSCSTNPSLSSAAGASYPSTTISYLPHHQYHQHPQAIAHGSHHFQHSLASAGIHSQRFGGLKEEPQTVPDMLSSDGSPPMSPIDLENQDRMKAERKKLRNRLAASKCRRRKLERISRLEDKVKVLKTDNAGLSNTASVLREQVAQLKQKVMTHVSSGCQLMLAPKVKSY
- the prdx2 gene encoding peroxiredoxin-2, with protein sequence MSSGNAQIGKPAPNFKATAVVDGQFKDIQLSDYKGKYVVFFFYPLDFTFVCPTEIVAFSDRAEDFRRIGCEVIGCSVDSHFSHLAWINTPRKQGGLGTMKIPLVADLTKTISRDYGVLKEDDGIAYRGLFVIDDKGILRQITINDLPVGRSVDETLRLVQAFQHTDKHGEVCPAGWKPGSDTIVPDVDKSKEYFSKQ